A region of Gemmatimonadaceae bacterium DNA encodes the following proteins:
- a CDS encoding CHAT domain-containing protein — MLTLHYRVAEAPPGQDYPITLLLDTGQAGWEAQPIAQGTLPRDLAVAGAPEHPDQPGTLLTVATALAWYQAQAGPSATGFERVGALLFRLLDQPAISVAWKAQRDAGWGKKATGESLRTILTFEPSVLRDLPWELVNHKQRYFFTEAHGPWYRGTEAVVVGPPIARPVKVLLVIGCQPTDKKIRWREEVQAILDVTCPRRTLFDVEVLEQPSVARLTADLATYRPDVLHFVGHGIDGDHETTAGLEIWSEGVARTWTAREMFQLLSPAPPRLAFVNACRTAEFVGERGGWRVASALRDAGVPAVIGMQGDVLGDAAALLSRRIYEQLASGVPIDAAVSQARLETMQAPFGHDRRDWSLLTLTLGCPAADVLAMEAPPPTDLANLAAASDSILSLAGFVGRRRDRREVRQTSAANSHLLVLAGGEGIGKSDFLKTCLEQFALHGARVVYVDLATGSKHDAIGLLRLIRGPKDTPSKDLLRPNLYAQFADFNEELNALLDGLPPPVTLLRTEASGTDSEKPYRVDDAHHSTLKRAFETFGRSLMAVANGQPLYLVVDHLDDADGGMPPELFTQSVRPFLVDVVARKELGSVRLVLALRDDQVPRFGLSSVVQGDAGRALLPFARGDWRWLSSEYLLLRKLDRKRAEDMIERVANDMNDDGFGPDVLEWLAMYVRKIAKKPVGP; from the coding sequence GTGCTGACCCTTCACTACCGTGTCGCGGAGGCCCCTCCGGGCCAGGACTACCCGATCACGCTCCTGCTCGACACCGGGCAGGCGGGATGGGAGGCGCAGCCGATTGCCCAGGGGACCTTGCCGCGCGATCTCGCGGTCGCCGGGGCGCCCGAGCATCCCGACCAGCCCGGGACGCTGCTGACGGTGGCGACCGCGCTCGCCTGGTATCAGGCGCAGGCCGGTCCGTCCGCCACCGGCTTCGAGCGTGTAGGGGCGCTGCTCTTTCGCCTCCTCGATCAGCCGGCCATCTCGGTGGCTTGGAAGGCCCAGCGCGACGCCGGATGGGGGAAGAAGGCCACGGGGGAGTCGCTGCGCACCATCCTTACGTTCGAGCCATCGGTCCTGCGCGACCTTCCGTGGGAGCTGGTCAATCACAAGCAGCGGTACTTCTTCACCGAGGCCCACGGACCGTGGTACCGCGGAACCGAAGCGGTGGTCGTCGGCCCACCGATCGCTCGGCCGGTGAAAGTTCTCCTGGTCATTGGCTGCCAGCCGACCGACAAGAAGATCCGGTGGCGCGAAGAGGTGCAGGCGATCCTCGACGTGACCTGCCCACGGCGAACGCTGTTCGACGTCGAGGTGCTCGAGCAGCCCTCGGTCGCACGGCTCACCGCGGACCTGGCAACGTACCGGCCCGACGTGCTCCACTTCGTGGGACATGGCATCGACGGTGACCACGAGACGACGGCGGGCCTCGAGATCTGGAGCGAAGGCGTCGCGCGCACCTGGACGGCGCGCGAGATGTTCCAGTTGCTGAGTCCTGCGCCACCGCGCCTCGCCTTCGTGAACGCCTGTCGCACGGCGGAGTTCGTCGGTGAACGCGGCGGCTGGCGGGTGGCGTCCGCCCTTCGGGACGCCGGGGTGCCGGCGGTGATCGGCATGCAGGGCGACGTACTCGGCGATGCTGCGGCCTTGTTGTCGCGCCGCATCTACGAACAGTTGGCGTCTGGAGTGCCGATCGACGCTGCCGTGTCGCAGGCGCGGCTCGAGACGATGCAGGCGCCGTTCGGCCATGATCGACGGGACTGGTCGCTGCTCACGCTGACGCTGGGTTGCCCCGCGGCCGACGTGCTGGCGATGGAGGCGCCGCCACCGACGGATCTCGCCAACCTCGCCGCCGCGAGCGACTCGATCCTCTCGCTGGCCGGGTTCGTGGGGCGGCGCAGGGATCGCCGCGAAGTGCGGCAAACATCGGCCGCGAACTCACACCTGCTGGTCCTGGCCGGCGGCGAAGGCATTGGCAAGAGCGACTTCCTGAAAACGTGCCTCGAGCAGTTCGCGCTGCACGGCGCCCGTGTGGTGTACGTCGACCTCGCGACGGGGAGCAAGCACGACGCGATCGGGTTGCTCCGGCTGATCCGTGGGCCAAAGGACACGCCCTCGAAGGATCTGCTGCGGCCGAATCTCTACGCGCAGTTCGCCGACTTCAACGAGGAGCTGAACGCGCTGCTCGACGGGCTTCCACCTCCCGTCACGCTGCTGCGCACCGAAGCGTCGGGGACCGACAGCGAAAAGCCCTACCGCGTGGATGACGCGCACCACAGCACGCTCAAGCGTGCCTTCGAGACCTTCGGCCGGAGCCTGATGGCCGTCGCCAACGGCCAGCCCTTGTACCTCGTCGTCGATCATCTCGACGACGCGGATGGTGGCATGCCGCCCGAGCTGTTCACGCAATCGGTACGGCCATTCCTCGTGGATGTGGTCGCGCGCAAGGAGTTGGGGTCCGTCCGACTCGTGCTCGCCCTCAGGGACGACCAGGTGCCACGCTTCGGCCTGTCGTCGGTCGTGCAAGGCGACGCCGGAAGAGCGCTCCTCCCGTTTGCGCGTGGTGACTGGCGCTGGCTGTCGAGCGAGTACCTGCTGCTGCGCAAGCTCGACCGGAAGCGCGCCGAGGACATGATCGAGCGCGTCGCGAACGACATGAACGACGACGGCTTCGGGCCCGACGTGCTCGAATGGCTCGCCATGTACGTGCGCAAGATCGCGAAGAAGCCGGTAGGTCCATGA
- a CDS encoding CHAT domain-containing protein codes for MEQCTLDPANARADFSSGSTVTCVGHATLTRWALPLDAAPTNVEEQALADLGTVLEAHGITAVEGLRLVLATSTDRLPDVTISLAPNVEARDSILVVIDGVTALMEPPAAAITDAAGRHFTLTFSAMSIARDARGAWIMVLRSLPPASDAWAQREPLFRAALTTLGKVRAAGSPEPPLVAWAESGVSLGKGMESTPVPRRHTTRAKPPLHAPPQPPPAATTGGPPPAPPADIPAETTQGSEPPVPDEAPPVRRTRGRTRSASGATRKEAAAKAALNVRRLPTVKFPEAVVAGETHPLVVKLSDKVPRTAIDRAIQVAIEAGEDSATIMTSLSAPGFTVLPDREQSITVGREFDARREQVTFTLTALAPAGGQPVSRDIRIDFWAGNTSIGGVTHWTTVTPAGWSAPLPPAKPARALPFATATDDRECELVLRVEGIEDTDKPPFLLSLRCRIPGEPAYESRRVGRIDFTMSELSTLLHDLFASFAERFPVDGNATALRKWRSDLLDEIDTLGKWLWQKLPAEFRAEYFRLYDAKHLPASLFVHSTETLIPWELVVPYRDGKVLPRLGVAHVMGRWRPALGQRPQPQAFRVTRGTIANPRYVGTAQLVWSLLEANDVKQEVAAFTAMPTVDRASMKKLLDRTDTQFVHFTGHGEYAKRADLSTLILENGETIRAIDVVGSRLLAQGQPIVYLNACEVGSSGVTLGQMGGFAAQCVEGGCSGIVAPYWAVADDSAREFAVAFYAQLRAGRSIGEALQALRKEKPRDPTYQAFSYLGDPWTRPQFA; via the coding sequence ATGGAGCAATGCACCCTCGATCCGGCCAACGCCCGCGCCGATTTCTCCAGCGGCTCCACGGTCACCTGCGTGGGGCACGCGACGCTGACCCGATGGGCGCTCCCCCTGGACGCCGCGCCGACCAACGTCGAGGAGCAGGCGCTCGCCGACCTGGGCACCGTACTCGAGGCGCATGGCATCACGGCGGTCGAAGGCCTGCGTCTGGTGCTGGCGACCTCGACAGATCGACTGCCCGACGTCACGATCTCCCTCGCGCCCAACGTGGAGGCGAGGGACTCGATCCTCGTGGTCATCGATGGTGTGACGGCGCTGATGGAGCCGCCGGCCGCGGCGATCACCGATGCAGCGGGGAGGCACTTCACACTCACGTTCTCCGCGATGTCGATCGCGCGGGACGCGCGGGGCGCGTGGATCATGGTGCTGCGCTCTCTCCCGCCCGCCTCGGATGCGTGGGCTCAACGGGAGCCGCTGTTCCGCGCGGCGCTCACCACGCTGGGAAAGGTGCGGGCGGCCGGCTCGCCAGAACCGCCATTGGTGGCGTGGGCAGAAAGCGGCGTGTCGCTGGGCAAAGGCATGGAAAGCACGCCGGTTCCGCGGCGACATACCACCAGGGCCAAGCCTCCACTGCACGCGCCACCCCAGCCACCACCAGCGGCGACGACAGGCGGGCCGCCCCCTGCGCCTCCCGCGGACATCCCGGCGGAGACAACTCAGGGAAGTGAGCCGCCCGTCCCCGACGAGGCGCCGCCCGTACGGCGTACCCGGGGGCGCACGCGATCAGCCAGCGGCGCCACGCGAAAGGAAGCCGCCGCAAAGGCAGCGCTCAACGTGCGACGCCTTCCCACGGTGAAGTTCCCGGAGGCGGTGGTCGCGGGTGAGACGCATCCGCTCGTGGTGAAGCTCTCCGACAAGGTGCCGCGCACGGCGATCGATCGCGCGATCCAGGTCGCCATCGAGGCGGGTGAAGACTCGGCGACGATCATGACGTCGCTGAGTGCTCCGGGGTTCACCGTGTTGCCAGACCGCGAACAGTCGATCACGGTTGGACGTGAGTTCGACGCCAGGCGGGAACAGGTGACATTCACGCTCACCGCGCTGGCGCCCGCGGGAGGCCAGCCGGTATCGCGCGACATCCGCATCGACTTCTGGGCCGGCAACACCTCCATAGGTGGCGTGACGCACTGGACGACGGTGACTCCAGCGGGCTGGTCGGCACCCCTGCCACCGGCCAAACCCGCACGTGCGCTCCCATTCGCCACGGCGACGGATGATCGGGAGTGTGAACTGGTGCTCCGCGTCGAGGGGATCGAAGACACGGACAAGCCGCCGTTCCTCCTGAGTCTCCGCTGCCGCATTCCCGGAGAGCCTGCGTACGAATCCAGGCGCGTCGGGCGGATCGACTTCACCATGAGCGAACTGTCGACGCTGCTGCACGACCTGTTCGCGTCGTTCGCGGAACGGTTTCCTGTCGACGGGAATGCCACAGCGCTCCGGAAGTGGCGCAGCGACCTTCTGGACGAGATCGACACGCTCGGCAAGTGGCTCTGGCAGAAGCTCCCCGCCGAGTTCCGCGCCGAATACTTTCGGTTGTACGACGCGAAGCACCTGCCGGCGTCCCTGTTCGTCCATTCGACGGAGACGCTGATCCCATGGGAACTGGTCGTTCCCTATCGGGACGGAAAAGTGCTGCCGCGCCTGGGTGTTGCGCACGTGATGGGTCGCTGGCGTCCGGCCCTGGGCCAGCGCCCGCAGCCACAGGCGTTCCGGGTCACGCGCGGCACGATCGCGAACCCCAGATACGTGGGCACCGCGCAACTCGTCTGGTCGTTGCTCGAGGCCAACGATGTGAAGCAGGAAGTGGCGGCGTTCACCGCCATGCCGACCGTGGACCGTGCGTCAATGAAGAAGTTGCTGGACCGCACCGACACGCAGTTCGTGCACTTCACGGGGCATGGCGAGTATGCAAAGCGCGCCGACCTCAGCACGCTGATCCTCGAGAACGGAGAGACGATCCGGGCGATCGATGTCGTGGGGTCAAGGCTCCTCGCCCAGGGACAACCCATCGTCTACCTGAACGCCTGCGAGGTGGGAAGCTCCGGCGTTACCCTCGGCCAGATGGGTGGGTTTGCCGCGCAATGCGTGGAAGGAGGCTGCAGCGGGATCGTCGCGCCGTATTGGGCGGTCGCCGATGACAGTGCGCGCGAATTTGCCGTCGCGTTCTACGCCCAGCTCAGGGCCGGCCGCTCGATCGGCGAGGCGCTCCAGGCGTTGCGAAAGGAGAAGCCGAGGGATCCGACGTACCAGGCCTTCTCCTACCTCGGCGACCCGTGGACGCGCCCGCAGTTCGCCTAG
- a CDS encoding trypsin-like serine protease, whose product MPAKRLSDEQNNELVRAAIAEAESAATSDAEFAQILRAVYLRSHPVMSRALPVMRVRSRRGAAAAPEQDPDFHIYEDARFLQNARAMAARVKARLRIMGGTTVPPTDFPDCVAVGRMKGSTGDWQCTGTLIAPNVVVTACHCQKTATHVHFGNDVAKKGTRIAVKDAVRHPGYARSKEERDDLMVLVLEKKSTVKPRAIADSRAIDAATDGRAVGFGNVDASGSIGYGIKRMVDIPIASTACRGRVKGRGTDAKIYGCNRGLELVAGKPMMAKDSCSGDSGGPFYIPSGKTWLLAGATSRATTSAIATCGDGGIYIRLDQYREWIEDVAKVKLV is encoded by the coding sequence GTGCCGGCGAAACGATTGAGCGACGAACAGAACAACGAACTCGTCCGGGCGGCCATCGCGGAGGCGGAGAGCGCGGCCACGTCCGACGCCGAGTTCGCGCAGATCCTTCGCGCCGTGTATCTGAGGAGCCATCCCGTGATGAGCCGCGCGCTTCCCGTGATGCGCGTGCGCTCACGCCGTGGTGCGGCGGCCGCGCCGGAGCAGGACCCCGATTTCCACATCTACGAAGACGCGCGATTCCTCCAGAACGCGCGCGCCATGGCTGCGCGGGTGAAGGCGCGCCTTCGCATCATGGGCGGCACCACGGTGCCTCCGACCGACTTCCCGGACTGCGTGGCGGTGGGTCGCATGAAGGGCTCCACCGGCGACTGGCAGTGCACCGGAACGCTGATCGCGCCCAACGTGGTTGTCACCGCGTGCCACTGCCAGAAGACGGCCACGCACGTCCACTTCGGTAACGACGTCGCAAAGAAGGGCACGCGCATCGCGGTGAAGGACGCCGTGCGACACCCCGGATATGCGCGGAGCAAGGAGGAGCGCGACGACCTGATGGTGCTCGTGCTCGAGAAGAAGTCCACGGTGAAGCCGCGTGCCATCGCCGACAGCAGGGCGATCGATGCCGCAACGGACGGCCGCGCCGTGGGCTTTGGCAACGTCGACGCCAGCGGGTCGATCGGCTACGGCATCAAGCGCATGGTCGACATTCCGATCGCCTCGACGGCCTGCCGAGGGCGCGTGAAGGGCAGGGGGACGGATGCGAAGATCTATGGCTGCAACCGAGGCCTCGAGCTGGTCGCCGGCAAGCCGATGATGGCCAAGGACAGCTGCTCCGGTGACAGCGGCGGCCCGTTCTACATCCCAAGCGGCAAGACCTGGCTGCTGGCGGGCGCTACCTCACGCGCCACCACCAGCGCGATCGCGACCTGCGGTGACGGGGGCATCTACATTCGCCTCGACCAGTATCGGGAGTGGATCGAAGACGTGGCGAAGGTGAAGCTCGTATAG
- a CDS encoding Ig-like domain-containing protein encodes MSTGRVFTRAVAVATVALAGRISAQDVARIVVEPTRVTMQAGQTVALKITALDATGREIVNPQLRASGPRGAIRIADGKITALRAGSFTAVVTSGGRGVTPITVEIPVLVTNPNLAKLEILAEPGAPYVGTMLGHSVKGMHADSTVRLDLRVTWRSSDAAIASVDRFGTVSALAPGTVTISADAEGVTARKTYRVLANPVASIALDVKETTVSTGDVVHLNAIARRTNGQPVSDARVSWSYQYQPDDTTAAPGGQGIVDRAPDGTTLFAANAPGRYTLQAQVGTAFARTVLDVKPRDVRRRITVTGRGTVNTTATSDLWPWTGKDGRDYCLVGTWGGDGYALVFDITDMNNIVKTDSIKVDARTINDVTVSPDGRYGVLTREGASNRVNGVVILDLANPAHPRVASTFDEDLTGGVHNAFATNDYLYAISGGQKYVIIDVRDIYKPRRAGEYRHPGARIHDLWVNNGIAYSAQGGIGAVIVDVGNGKWGGTPQNPKLINVFPIASGHEIYPYFQKSTGKTYLFLGDEEMSREGRVWEGTNYRATLGSPGGVAQTSGGYVHIVDATDPMNMKKVGRYHLEDYGSHDIIVEDDVLYQAYYDGGVRVVDVSGELLGNLAEQRREIAVFKPYDPKGHTANAPFVMNAMPWKGQVLFTDFNSGLWAAKLEPKPKVTP; translated from the coding sequence ATGAGTACTGGACGAGTATTCACTCGAGCCGTGGCCGTGGCGACAGTCGCACTGGCGGGCCGCATCAGCGCGCAGGACGTGGCGCGCATCGTGGTCGAGCCCACGCGCGTGACCATGCAGGCGGGGCAGACCGTGGCGCTGAAGATCACCGCGCTCGACGCCACCGGGCGGGAGATCGTGAACCCGCAGCTCCGGGCCAGTGGGCCGCGCGGTGCGATCCGCATTGCTGACGGCAAGATCACGGCGCTCCGTGCCGGATCGTTCACCGCCGTCGTGACCTCAGGTGGACGTGGCGTCACGCCGATCACCGTCGAGATCCCCGTGCTGGTCACGAACCCCAACCTGGCAAAGCTGGAGATCCTTGCGGAGCCGGGCGCACCGTACGTGGGCACGATGCTCGGCCATTCGGTGAAAGGGATGCACGCCGACAGCACTGTGCGGCTCGACCTGAGGGTCACGTGGCGATCTTCCGATGCCGCGATCGCATCGGTCGACCGGTTCGGCACCGTGAGTGCGCTCGCGCCGGGCACGGTGACGATCTCGGCGGACGCCGAAGGCGTCACGGCGCGCAAGACCTATCGCGTCCTGGCGAACCCGGTGGCGTCGATCGCGCTGGACGTAAAGGAAACCACGGTCAGTACCGGTGACGTGGTACACCTCAACGCCATCGCACGACGCACCAACGGACAGCCCGTTTCAGATGCCAGGGTGTCGTGGTCCTACCAGTACCAGCCCGACGACACGACGGCGGCGCCCGGTGGGCAGGGCATCGTGGATCGCGCGCCGGACGGCACGACCCTTTTTGCGGCAAACGCGCCAGGTCGCTACACGCTGCAGGCACAGGTCGGTACGGCGTTTGCCCGCACGGTCCTCGACGTCAAGCCGCGCGACGTGCGGCGCCGCATCACGGTGACCGGTCGTGGCACGGTGAACACGACGGCGACGTCGGATCTCTGGCCGTGGACCGGAAAGGATGGCCGCGACTACTGCCTGGTGGGCACCTGGGGCGGTGACGGCTACGCGCTCGTGTTCGACATCACCGACATGAACAACATCGTGAAGACGGACTCCATCAAGGTGGACGCCCGCACGATCAACGACGTGACGGTGTCGCCGGACGGACGCTACGGAGTGCTCACGCGCGAAGGTGCGTCGAATCGCGTGAACGGCGTCGTGATCCTGGATCTCGCGAACCCGGCACATCCCAGGGTTGCCTCGACCTTCGACGAGGACCTGACCGGAGGCGTGCACAACGCGTTCGCGACCAACGACTACCTGTATGCGATCTCCGGCGGGCAGAAGTACGTCATCATCGACGTACGCGACATCTACAAGCCCAGGCGCGCCGGCGAATACCGCCACCCCGGCGCGCGCATCCACGACCTCTGGGTGAACAACGGCATCGCCTACTCAGCGCAGGGCGGAATTGGCGCCGTCATCGTGGACGTCGGCAATGGCAAGTGGGGTGGCACGCCGCAGAACCCGAAGCTGATCAACGTCTTCCCCATCGCCTCGGGCCACGAGATCTATCCGTACTTCCAGAAGAGCACCGGCAAGACGTACCTCTTTCTCGGCGACGAGGAAATGAGCCGCGAGGGTCGCGTGTGGGAGGGCACCAACTACCGTGCCACGTTAGGCTCTCCCGGCGGCGTGGCCCAGACGTCTGGCGGGTACGTGCACATCGTGGACGCCACCGACCCGATGAACATGAAGAAGGTCGGGCGCTACCACCTCGAGGACTACGGATCGCACGACATCATCGTCGAAGACGACGTGCTCTACCAGGCGTATTACGACGGCGGCGTTCGCGTGGTCGACGTGTCGGGCGAGCTGCTCGGCAACCTCGCCGAGCAGCGCCGCGAGATCGCGGTGTTCAAGCCGTATGATCCCAAGGGACACACCGCCAACGCCCCGTTCGTGATGAACGCGATGCCGTGGAAGGGGCAGGTGCTGTTCACCGACTTCAACTCCGGCTTGTGGGCGGCGAAGCTGGAGCCCAAACCCAAAGTCACGCCGTAG
- a CDS encoding protein kinase, with amino-acid sequence MTTAESSVVAPPPAPTVESTETGRVYRLDQLIGKGGFGEVYLATPLRVFDLPAQVCVKISDHITGWLREAYFAQLLAREPRALRVYDRFVAIEGSNVRYCLVMEYAEHGDLGAWLGKHGGQPERVVRRELAGILGVLDVLHRGQALHRDLTPFNVFVCANAQLKLGDFGIATHQLSRRGVTAEAFNPFNAPSEIAWGKVRKWQQRDDIFQVGQLAAMLLRGDIRSPMGSKDVRGLPCSDELKEVIYRCLGARGKRYEAAGELIAALRRRPKTPASGGRLRSLAGHSIAFTGFLSRPRSEAMAAARRAGAKVQSKPGQATDVLVRGRPNKLQIAGTVGGTKLLEVRRLAATGHDVRIISEAQFWKLAAASSSPRPAAGRTRDGATSRTGRRPARTTKAPARTRAETTRRRSG; translated from the coding sequence ATGACGACTGCGGAATCGTCCGTGGTGGCGCCGCCGCCAGCCCCGACCGTCGAGAGCACGGAGACCGGCCGCGTGTATCGGCTCGATCAGCTGATCGGCAAGGGCGGATTCGGCGAGGTGTACCTCGCGACGCCTCTCCGCGTGTTCGACCTGCCCGCGCAGGTGTGCGTGAAGATCAGCGATCACATCACCGGGTGGCTGCGTGAGGCCTATTTCGCGCAGCTGCTCGCGCGCGAACCGCGCGCACTGCGCGTGTACGATCGGTTCGTGGCAATCGAAGGCTCGAACGTCCGCTACTGCCTGGTGATGGAGTACGCCGAACACGGCGACCTCGGAGCGTGGCTCGGGAAGCATGGTGGCCAGCCGGAGCGGGTGGTGCGCCGCGAGCTTGCCGGCATTCTCGGTGTGCTCGACGTTCTGCACCGCGGCCAGGCGCTGCACCGCGATCTCACGCCATTCAACGTCTTTGTCTGCGCAAACGCACAGCTCAAGCTGGGCGATTTCGGCATTGCCACCCATCAGCTCAGTCGGCGCGGGGTGACCGCGGAAGCATTCAACCCGTTCAACGCACCCTCGGAGATCGCGTGGGGCAAGGTGCGGAAGTGGCAGCAGCGCGACGACATCTTTCAGGTTGGCCAGCTGGCGGCGATGCTGCTGCGGGGTGACATCCGCAGCCCGATGGGCAGCAAGGACGTGCGCGGCCTGCCCTGCAGCGACGAGTTGAAGGAGGTGATCTACCGCTGCCTCGGTGCGCGCGGGAAGCGCTATGAAGCCGCTGGAGAACTGATCGCAGCGCTGCGGCGCCGGCCCAAAACGCCCGCGTCGGGTGGCCGCCTCAGGAGCCTGGCGGGGCACAGCATCGCGTTCACCGGGTTCCTCTCGCGGCCACGCAGCGAGGCGATGGCGGCAGCACGCCGCGCTGGTGCGAAGGTGCAGTCCAAACCCGGTCAGGCCACCGACGTACTCGTACGCGGGCGGCCCAACAAACTGCAGATTGCTGGCACCGTCGGGGGTACCAAGCTCCTCGAGGTCCGTCGCCTCGCCGCCACGGGCCACGACGTCCGTATCATCTCCGAGGCGCAGTTCTGGAAGCTGGCCGCGGCGTCGTCTTCGCCGCGCCCTGCAGCGGGGAGGACGCGTGACGGCGCTACTTCCCGCACCGGTCGACGACCCGCACGGACGACCAAGGCTCCGGCTCGCACACGCGCCGAGACAACACGGCGTCGCTCAGGCTGA
- a CDS encoding class IIb bacteriocin, lactobin A/cerein 7B family → MSHATTARTIASNPVLAQKASEQFQALLARSATDMEFRRLLITDSRAALAQFTGGASSGTANIVFVENRADATIVLPDPVDPAAELNESELETVAGGITPTVILASLGAAAASALTGQLIGQAIHEFSH, encoded by the coding sequence ATGAGTCACGCCACCACCGCCCGCACCATCGCGTCCAATCCCGTGCTCGCCCAGAAGGCGAGCGAGCAGTTCCAGGCCCTATTGGCCCGCTCCGCCACGGACATGGAGTTCCGCCGACTGTTGATCACGGACTCGCGCGCCGCGCTCGCGCAGTTCACGGGTGGGGCGTCCAGCGGCACCGCGAACATCGTGTTCGTGGAAAACCGCGCGGATGCGACCATCGTGCTGCCCGACCCCGTGGATCCGGCCGCCGAGCTGAACGAGTCCGAGCTCGAGACGGTGGCTGGCGGCATCACGCCCACCGTCATCCTCGCTTCGCTCGGCGCCGCCGCCGCGAGTGCGCTCACCGGCCAACTGATCGGCCAGGCGATTCACGAGTTCTCCCACTAG
- a CDS encoding NHLP leader peptide family RiPP precursor, with the protein MNAKTAIKEFQNNPQQAQYATEQMQALLSRSATDSAFRQKLLTNPRAAMEEFTGRTAPNDVNIVFVENTADATIVLPDPVDPSAQLSEAELETVAGGVTPTIVASVILVSAITNSFFQGRNDGQEAH; encoded by the coding sequence ATGAACGCCAAGACGGCCATCAAGGAGTTCCAGAACAACCCGCAACAGGCCCAGTACGCTACCGAGCAGATGCAGGCGCTCCTGTCGCGCTCTGCCACTGATTCCGCATTCCGGCAGAAGCTGCTCACAAACCCGCGCGCGGCGATGGAGGAGTTCACAGGTCGCACGGCGCCGAACGATGTGAACATCGTGTTCGTGGAGAACACGGCGGACGCAACGATCGTCCTGCCGGACCCGGTCGACCCCTCGGCACAGCTCTCGGAAGCCGAGCTCGAGACGGTGGCCGGCGGTGTGACACCGACGATCGTCGCCTCCGTGATCCTCGTCAGTGCCATTACCAACTCGTTCTTCCAGGGCCGGAACGACGGTCAGGAAGCGCACTAA
- a CDS encoding NHLP leader peptide family RiPP precursor — MISRANAQALSQDAAFTAAAQEQYTAILARSATDSAFRSKLLTNPRAAVEEFSGRAVPASFNIRFIENAADATVVLPDPIDPRAELSESELETVAGGVTPTILLASLAWSAVASLSAYIIGHETA, encoded by the coding sequence ATGATCTCCAGGGCCAATGCTCAGGCGCTGAGCCAGGACGCTGCCTTCACGGCGGCCGCACAGGAACAGTACACCGCCATCCTCGCTCGGTCGGCGACGGACAGCGCGTTCCGCAGCAAGCTCCTCACGAATCCGCGCGCCGCCGTCGAGGAGTTCAGCGGCCGTGCCGTGCCAGCCTCGTTCAACATCCGCTTCATCGAGAACGCGGCAGACGCAACGGTCGTCCTGCCTGATCCGATCGACCCCAGGGCCGAGCTGAGTGAATCGGAACTCGAGACCGTCGCCGGCGGCGTCACCCCGACGATCCTGCTCGCCTCACTTGCCTGGAGCGCCGTCGCCAGCCTCTCGGCGTACATCATCGGGCACGAGACCGCGTAG